From one Streptomyces sp. R41 genomic stretch:
- a CDS encoding BTAD domain-containing putative transcriptional regulator: MPQGRTEEGTPTLRFSVLGPVRAWRGAEALSAGSPPQRALLAALLLGEGRTATAAQLIDALWGDEPPSQALAAVRTYASRLRKVLGPGVLASESGGYALRTAAGSVDLADAQRLAAEAESLRSAGERAQARDTFNQALALWDGEPLAGLPGPYAEAQRVRLEEWRLQLCETRLDLDLELGRHAEAVSELTALTAAHPLRERLRELLMLALYRSGRQAEALAVYADTRRLLADELGVDPRSELQELQQRILQADPRLAEPSVEHRETAPAFVRPSQLPATVPDFTGRAGFVRELSQVLGRTPGAVVAVSALAAIGGVGKTTLAVHVAHQVRQGFPDGQLYVDLQGAGARAAEPETVLGSFLRALGMEDSAIPDSLEERSALYRSVLNDRRVLVLLDNARDAAQVRPLIPSTPGCATLVTSRVRMVDLAGAHLVDLDVMSPDEALLLFTRIVGAERVGAERSAALDVVAACGFLPLAIRIAASRLAARRTWTVSVLAAKLSDERRRLDELQAGDLAVKATFEMGYGQLDPAQARAFRLVGLADGSDISLAAAAAMLGQPPEETEDIFEALVDTGFLEAAAPGRYRYHDLTRLYARACAERDEQPASERGAALTRLLDFYLATATGVYAVEHPGDRSVEHLEPARYPGVEFSYLDDARRWLASEAQCILSCARQLAQGSELRRSIDLLWSVKDIVGSGNFRQYQDTAAAAQRAAREARDAQAEGRACAALTAVHLTAGNLREADAEAQRALALAVAIDDPVTSAWVPYDRGVIALQERRYTEADRCLREALSRFREDENPFGVASALCQLSHVEASLRNVRSAVALAEEAIERLGSEAATLALAESRYALGLALSAAGQIPEALEQLDQALGIYEECGQALGEGMARFRRAEIHLGAGRPASAAAEAEQALAVLGRVGGARRRADVLVVLGDAMEERGESARARTCWAEALAGYEQVSGAEGSDVRDRLLARLDGRTADEEAGRYTGT; this comes from the coding sequence CCGAGGAGGGCACGCCGACGCTGCGTTTCAGTGTGCTCGGTCCGGTTCGGGCGTGGCGCGGCGCGGAGGCCCTGTCCGCCGGCTCGCCGCCGCAACGTGCTCTGCTCGCCGCCCTGTTGCTGGGTGAAGGCCGCACGGCCACGGCCGCCCAGTTGATCGACGCGCTGTGGGGAGACGAGCCTCCGTCCCAGGCCCTCGCAGCCGTTCGTACGTACGCGTCCCGGCTCCGCAAGGTGCTCGGCCCAGGTGTCCTGGCCAGCGAGTCCGGCGGATACGCACTGCGCACCGCGGCCGGCTCGGTCGATCTGGCGGATGCGCAGCGCCTTGCGGCAGAAGCGGAGTCGCTCCGTTCGGCCGGCGAACGAGCGCAGGCACGTGACACGTTCAACCAGGCCCTCGCGCTCTGGGACGGAGAGCCCCTGGCAGGCCTGCCGGGCCCCTATGCCGAAGCACAGCGCGTCAGATTGGAGGAGTGGCGGCTGCAACTCTGCGAGACACGCCTGGACTTGGACCTGGAACTCGGTCGCCATGCGGAGGCGGTCTCGGAGCTCACGGCACTGACCGCCGCCCACCCCTTGCGCGAGCGCCTGCGTGAGCTGCTCATGCTTGCCCTGTACCGAAGCGGGCGCCAGGCCGAGGCGTTGGCCGTGTACGCGGACACCCGACGCCTGCTCGCCGACGAACTCGGCGTGGACCCGCGGTCCGAACTACAGGAGTTGCAGCAGCGCATCCTCCAAGCCGACCCGAGACTTGCGGAACCCTCCGTGGAGCACCGCGAGACGGCGCCGGCCTTCGTCCGTCCCTCACAACTCCCCGCCACCGTCCCCGATTTCACGGGGCGTGCCGGCTTCGTGCGCGAGCTGAGCCAGGTCCTTGGCCGCACGCCGGGAGCCGTCGTGGCCGTTTCCGCCCTGGCCGCCATCGGAGGCGTGGGCAAAACCACTCTCGCCGTGCACGTCGCGCACCAGGTGCGCCAGGGCTTCCCGGACGGGCAGTTGTACGTGGACCTGCAAGGGGCCGGGGCTCGGGCGGCGGAGCCCGAGACCGTCCTGGGCTCCTTCCTGCGCGCTCTGGGCATGGAGGACTCGGCGATCCCGGACTCGCTGGAGGAACGCTCGGCGCTTTACCGCTCAGTCCTGAACGACCGCCGGGTGCTGGTGCTCCTGGACAACGCCCGCGACGCCGCCCAGGTACGGCCGTTGATCCCCAGCACTCCCGGGTGCGCCACGCTCGTCACCAGCCGCGTCCGCATGGTGGATCTGGCCGGGGCTCACCTCGTGGACCTCGATGTGATGAGCCCGGACGAGGCGCTTTTGCTGTTCACCAGGATCGTGGGGGCCGAGCGCGTCGGCGCCGAACGCAGTGCCGCCCTCGATGTGGTCGCCGCCTGCGGTTTCCTTCCGCTCGCGATCCGTATCGCGGCCTCGCGCCTCGCCGCCCGCCGTACCTGGACCGTGTCCGTACTCGCCGCCAAACTCTCCGACGAGCGCCGCCGCCTCGACGAGTTGCAGGCGGGGGACCTCGCGGTCAAGGCGACGTTCGAGATGGGATACGGGCAGCTGGATCCTGCTCAGGCGCGCGCCTTCCGTCTCGTCGGCCTCGCCGACGGATCGGACATCTCTCTCGCCGCGGCCGCCGCCATGCTCGGTCAGCCGCCGGAGGAGACGGAGGACATCTTCGAAGCGCTCGTCGACACCGGCTTCCTGGAGGCGGCGGCACCGGGCCGCTACCGCTACCACGACCTCACCAGGCTGTACGCCCGCGCCTGTGCGGAGCGGGACGAACAGCCCGCCAGTGAACGGGGGGCGGCACTGACCCGCCTGCTGGACTTCTATCTGGCCACCGCGACCGGGGTGTACGCGGTCGAGCATCCCGGTGACCGAAGCGTGGAGCATCTGGAACCGGCCCGGTATCCCGGCGTCGAGTTCTCCTATCTCGACGACGCCAGGCGCTGGCTGGCCTCCGAGGCCCAGTGCATCCTGTCCTGCGCCCGCCAGCTCGCTCAGGGCTCCGAGTTGCGCAGGTCGATCGATCTGCTGTGGAGCGTGAAGGACATCGTGGGCTCCGGCAACTTCCGCCAGTACCAGGACACGGCGGCCGCGGCGCAGCGTGCCGCGCGCGAGGCACGGGACGCCCAGGCGGAGGGCCGCGCGTGTGCGGCGCTCACCGCGGTCCATCTGACGGCGGGGAATCTGCGGGAGGCCGATGCGGAGGCGCAGCGTGCGCTGGCGCTGGCCGTGGCGATCGACGATCCCGTGACCAGTGCCTGGGTGCCGTACGACCGTGGTGTCATCGCACTCCAGGAGCGCAGGTACACGGAGGCGGACCGGTGTCTGCGGGAGGCCCTGTCGCGGTTCCGTGAGGACGAGAACCCGTTCGGTGTGGCCAGTGCGCTGTGTCAGCTGTCCCACGTCGAGGCGAGTCTGCGCAATGTCCGCAGTGCGGTGGCACTCGCCGAGGAGGCCATCGAGCGGCTCGGCTCGGAGGCCGCCACGCTCGCGCTCGCCGAGTCACGCTACGCGCTGGGGCTCGCGCTGTCCGCAGCGGGGCAGATTCCCGAAGCCCTGGAGCAGTTGGACCAGGCGCTAGGGATCTACGAGGAGTGCGGACAGGCGCTCGGCGAGGGCATGGCGCGCTTCCGGCGCGCCGAGATACACCTCGGCGCGGGCCGGCCCGCCTCCGCGGCCGCGGAGGCGGAGCAGGCGCTCGCCGTGCTGGGCCGGGTGGGAGGTGCCCGGCGCAGGGCCGATGTCCTGGTAGTGCTGGGTGACGCCATGGAGGAACGGGGTGAGTCCGCGCGTGCCCGTACCTGCTGGGCCGAAGCCCTCGCAGGGTACGAGCAGGTGTCCGGGGCCGAAGGAAGCGACGTCCGGGACCGCCTGCTCGCCCGGCTGGACGGCCGTACCGCGGACGAGGAGGCAGGTCGTTACACGGGGACCTGA